One Comamonas endophytica DNA window includes the following coding sequences:
- the cobM gene encoding precorrin-4 C(11)-methyltransferase, producing MTVHFIGAGPGAADLITVRGRDLLAASPVCLYAGSLVPTELLAHCPPGAHLVDTAPLSLENIVAEMREAHARGQDVARLHSGDLSIWSAMGEQLRCLREEGIPYTVTPGVPSFSAAAAALGAELTLPGSCQSVVLTRTSGRASSMPGGETLAAFAATGAVLAIHLSVHVADQVQRELLDHYGADCPAAIVWRASWPDEVIVRTRVGGIAAAAQGNALQRSALILVGSTLSQEGFGLSRLYANDYDRRYRPRGEAPRFPTAGEGL from the coding sequence GTGACAGTCCACTTCATTGGCGCCGGCCCGGGCGCCGCCGATCTCATCACCGTGCGCGGCCGGGACCTGCTGGCCGCGAGCCCGGTGTGCCTCTATGCCGGTTCGCTGGTGCCCACCGAACTGCTGGCGCACTGCCCGCCGGGCGCGCATCTGGTCGATACCGCGCCGCTGTCGCTCGAGAACATCGTTGCCGAAATGCGTGAAGCCCATGCCAGGGGCCAGGACGTGGCGCGCCTGCATTCGGGCGACCTGAGCATCTGGTCGGCGATGGGCGAGCAGCTGCGCTGCCTGCGCGAGGAGGGCATTCCCTATACCGTGACGCCCGGCGTGCCCTCGTTCAGCGCCGCCGCGGCGGCGCTGGGCGCGGAGCTGACGCTGCCCGGGTCGTGCCAGTCGGTGGTGCTCACGCGCACCTCGGGGCGCGCGTCGAGCATGCCCGGCGGCGAGACCCTGGCGGCCTTTGCCGCCACCGGCGCGGTGCTGGCCATCCACCTGTCGGTGCATGTGGCCGATCAGGTGCAGCGCGAGCTGCTGGACCACTATGGCGCGGACTGCCCGGCGGCCATCGTCTGGCGCGCCTCGTGGCCCGATGAAGTGATCGTGCGCACGCGTGTCGGCGGGATTGCGGCGGCCGCGCAGGGCAATGCACTGCAGCGCAGCGCGCTGATACTGGTCGGCTCCACGCTGAGCCAGGAGGGCTTCGGCCTGAGCCGCCTCTACGCCAACGACTACGACCGGCGCTACCGCCCGCGCGGCGAGGCGCCGCGGTTTCCAACGGCCGGCGAGGGCCTCTGA
- the cobI gene encoding precorrin-2 C(20)-methyltransferase, whose translation MNRGKIICVGLGPGDPELMSVKADRLLRNARQVAYFRKRGHPGKARQLVNGMLHAEVTEYPMEYPLTTEIPHDDPRYIAQLSDFYLDWQTRLTQLAQGEDVIVLCEGDPFLYGSFMHLYVRLRQAGAEVEVLAGIPGMVGCWHATGIPVTWGDDVLSVLPATLPDAPLREHIARSDALVIMKVGRHLGRIRALLAEQGKLAQAWLVINGTMADQQVMPLHAAPERCPYFSIVIVHGQGRRPANDM comes from the coding sequence ATGAACCGCGGCAAGATCATCTGCGTCGGGCTGGGCCCGGGCGATCCCGAACTGATGAGCGTGAAGGCCGACCGGCTGCTGCGCAATGCGCGCCAGGTCGCCTATTTCCGCAAGCGCGGCCACCCGGGCAAGGCACGGCAGCTCGTGAACGGCATGCTGCATGCCGAAGTGACGGAGTACCCGATGGAGTACCCGCTCACGACCGAGATTCCGCACGACGACCCGCGCTACATCGCGCAGCTGTCGGATTTCTATCTCGACTGGCAGACGCGGCTGACGCAGCTGGCGCAGGGCGAAGACGTGATCGTGCTGTGCGAGGGTGACCCCTTTCTCTATGGCTCGTTCATGCACCTGTATGTGCGGCTGCGCCAGGCGGGGGCGGAGGTGGAGGTGCTGGCCGGCATTCCGGGCATGGTCGGCTGCTGGCATGCGACGGGCATTCCCGTCACCTGGGGCGACGATGTGCTGAGCGTGCTGCCGGCGACGCTGCCCGACGCGCCGCTGCGCGAGCACATTGCGCGCTCCGACGCGCTGGTCATCATGAAGGTCGGCCGCCACCTGGGGCGCATCCGCGCGCTGCTGGCCGAGCAGGGCAAGCTTGCGCAGGCCTGGCTGGTGATCAACGGCACCATGGCCGACCAGCAGGTCATGCCGCTGCATGCGGCGCCCGAGCGCTGTCCGTATTTCTCCATCGTGATCGTGCACGGCCAGGGCCGGCGCCCGGCCAATGACATGTGA
- a CDS encoding cobalt-precorrin-6A reductase, translating to MPQVLLLGGTLDAHVLSTLLQAAGVRAIYSYAGVTQTRRTPALPTRVGGFGGVEGLVQYLREQRITQVIDATHPFAAQMSRNAIGACAALGIPLLAMERPAWQAQPGDQWQHVPDMAAAAEALAPHMQRVFLAIGRKQLAAFAPQAAPRRFVLRIIDKTGEPLPLPASSYELLIARGPFALADERALLQRHAIDCIVSKNAGGADTYAKIGAARELGVPVVMVDRPQLPARLRCETPQQAMQWLAGQR from the coding sequence ATGCCACAGGTTCTCCTCTTAGGGGGCACGCTGGATGCCCATGTTCTGTCGACGCTGCTGCAGGCCGCGGGCGTGCGCGCCATCTATTCCTATGCGGGCGTGACGCAGACGCGCCGCACCCCGGCGCTGCCCACGCGCGTCGGCGGCTTTGGCGGCGTCGAGGGGTTGGTGCAGTATCTGCGGGAGCAGCGCATCACGCAGGTGATCGACGCCACCCACCCCTTTGCCGCGCAGATGAGCCGCAACGCCATCGGCGCCTGCGCAGCGCTGGGCATTCCCCTGCTGGCCATGGAGCGCCCGGCCTGGCAGGCCCAGCCCGGCGACCAGTGGCAGCATGTGCCCGACATGGCGGCCGCGGCCGAGGCACTGGCCCCGCATATGCAGCGTGTGTTTCTGGCCATCGGCCGCAAGCAGCTGGCGGCATTTGCACCGCAGGCCGCGCCGCGGCGCTTCGTGCTGCGCATCATCGACAAGACCGGCGAGCCCCTGCCCCTGCCCGCATCGAGCTACGAACTGCTGATCGCGCGCGGGCCGTTCGCACTGGCCGACGAACGTGCCCTGCTGCAGCGCCATGCGATCGACTGCATCGTCAGCAAGAACGCCGGCGGCGCCGACACCTACGCCAAGATCGGGGCCGCGCGCGAACTGGGCGTTCCGGTCGTGATGGTGGACCGCCCGCAGCTGCCCGCGCGCCTGCGCTGCGAAACGCCGCAGCAGGCCATGCAGTGGCTGGCCGGCCAGCGCTGA
- a CDS encoding M20 aminoacylase family protein has product MTQYTRIEQLLPYEQELVAIRRHLHRHPELAFAEHGTSDFIAGKLQEWGYEVTRGLGGTGLVGTLRVGEGARRLGIRADMDALPIEEATGAAHASCVPGRMHACGHDGHMTMLLGAARYLARQRRFSGTLHLIFQPAEERGFDSGGKAMVDAGLFERFPCDAVYAMHNHPGIPQGRFLLRSGAFMAAGDRVFVKIIGVGGHAARPHLAVDPLVAAAAIVTALQTVVARNVDPAESAVVTVGRLRAGDALNVIPAEAEIGISVRSFSPEMRALLKERICALIAGVAEGHGCRAEIDYVEGYPVVVNDAAAVELAAQVAADLVGEEGVERDFPRLMGSEDFAYMLQRCPGALVRIGNGPADGGRGLHNPRYDFNDVNLPYGAAFWSQLAERFLR; this is encoded by the coding sequence ATGACCCAGTACACCCGCATCGAGCAGCTGCTGCCCTACGAGCAGGAGCTGGTCGCCATCCGCCGCCATCTGCACCGCCATCCCGAGCTGGCCTTTGCCGAGCATGGGACCTCCGATTTCATCGCCGGCAAGCTGCAGGAATGGGGTTACGAGGTCACGCGCGGCCTTGGCGGCACCGGCCTGGTCGGCACGCTGCGCGTGGGGGAGGGCGCGCGCCGCCTGGGCATCCGCGCCGACATGGATGCGCTGCCCATCGAGGAGGCCACGGGCGCGGCGCACGCGAGCTGCGTTCCGGGCCGCATGCATGCCTGCGGCCATGACGGCCACATGACGATGCTGCTGGGCGCGGCCAGGTACCTGGCGCGCCAGCGCCGCTTCAGCGGCACGCTGCACCTGATCTTCCAGCCGGCCGAGGAGCGCGGCTTCGACAGCGGCGGCAAGGCCATGGTCGATGCCGGCCTGTTCGAGCGCTTCCCCTGCGATGCGGTCTACGCGATGCACAACCATCCCGGCATTCCCCAAGGACGGTTTCTGCTGCGCAGCGGCGCCTTCATGGCCGCGGGCGACCGGGTGTTCGTGAAGATCATCGGCGTCGGCGGCCATGCGGCGCGCCCGCACCTGGCCGTGGATCCGCTGGTCGCGGCAGCGGCCATCGTCACCGCCTTGCAGACCGTGGTGGCGCGCAATGTCGATCCGGCGGAATCGGCGGTGGTCACCGTGGGCCGGCTGCGCGCCGGCGATGCGCTCAACGTGATCCCGGCCGAGGCCGAGATCGGCATCAGCGTGCGCTCGTTCTCCCCGGAAATGCGCGCGCTGCTCAAGGAGCGCATCTGCGCGCTGATCGCGGGCGTGGCCGAGGGGCATGGCTGCCGCGCGGAGATCGACTATGTCGAGGGCTACCCGGTGGTGGTGAACGACGCCGCTGCCGTGGAGCTGGCGGCGCAGGTGGCGGCCGATCTGGTGGGCGAGGAGGGCGTGGAACGCGACTTCCCGCGCCTCATGGGCAGCGAGGACTTCGCGTACATGCTGCAGCGCTGCCCGGGCGCGCTGGTGCGCATCGGCAACGGCCCCGCGGATGGCGGGCGCGGCCTGCACAACCCCAGGTACGACTTCAACGACGTCAACCTTCCCTATGGCGCGGCTTTCTGGAGCCAGCTGGCCGAACGCTTCCTGCGCTGA
- the cobJ gene encoding precorrin-3B C(17)-methyltransferase: protein MTTGRLTVVGLGPGDAALVTDQVRASIAAATDAFGYFPYVERLAGMDHLRLHASDNREELGRARQALDLAASGRQVLMLSSGDPGVFAMASAVFEVLDMATPEQRQRWAAVDIEVQPGITAMLAAAARLGAPLGHDFCTINLSDNLKPAAVIERRIRLAAQADFAMAFYNPCSRSRPEGFARALRVLQQECEPGRLVCFARNVSRADETLDVLPLAQVQADMADMRTVVIVGSSLTRRVGRHVYTPRSYPDA, encoded by the coding sequence ATGACGACTGGACGCCTGACTGTCGTGGGCCTGGGCCCCGGCGATGCCGCGCTGGTCACCGACCAGGTGCGCGCCAGCATTGCCGCGGCCACCGATGCCTTTGGCTATTTTCCCTATGTAGAGCGGCTGGCCGGCATGGATCATTTGCGGCTGCATGCCAGCGACAACCGCGAGGAACTCGGGCGCGCGCGGCAGGCGCTGGATCTGGCGGCCAGCGGGCGCCAGGTGCTGATGCTGTCCTCGGGCGACCCGGGGGTGTTCGCGATGGCCAGCGCGGTATTCGAGGTGCTGGACATGGCCACGCCGGAGCAGCGCCAGCGCTGGGCTGCGGTCGATATCGAGGTGCAGCCCGGCATCACCGCCATGCTGGCCGCGGCCGCGCGCCTGGGCGCGCCGCTGGGGCATGACTTCTGCACCATCAACCTGTCGGACAACCTCAAGCCGGCCGCCGTGATCGAGCGGCGCATCCGCCTGGCGGCGCAGGCGGATTTCGCCATGGCGTTCTACAACCCCTGCTCCAGGTCGCGGCCCGAGGGCTTCGCGCGCGCGCTGCGGGTGCTGCAGCAGGAGTGCGAGCCCGGGCGGCTGGTCTGCTTCGCGCGCAATGTCAGCCGGGCCGACGAGACGCTCGACGTGCTGCCGCTGGCGCAGGTGCAAGCCGATATGGCCGACATGCGCACGGTGGTGATCGTCGGCAGCAGCCTGACGCGCAGGGTGGGGCGCCATGTCTACACGCCGCGCAGCTATCCCGATGCTTGA
- a CDS encoding nitrite reductase yields the protein MTQSIQVQGWCPTAWQPMRAQDGWIVRVRPHCAAVSAAQWRVLAVSALAHAHPQIELTRLGNVQLRGVGTAQLPVVRARLIEAGLVPADADADLAPAVHCTALYRRGDATHALARQLSQAAIEHLSPAALARAGLQALPSKFGLLVDDPARRMQSIGADLQLWVDQDAGYGLALGGTAQWHGFARAEEAVDAAVQLALWFARERMTTAPAPTRLRGLLAQRTPQVGAPLHAALMQRADPLLPGPHAAHGQVLGAPLGRIDAAAMQELARQLPADAELRVTPWRSLLLADRAITPLDAAHWITRPDDARLRVSACTGAPRCTQGLVAAQTLALALAGDVPRHRHLHVSGCAKFCALPAEASAVLCAGPDAGGKALLHISRGNAPRTPISSVAADRAPAEITRLLHDPYL from the coding sequence ATGACGCAGTCCATCCAGGTCCAGGGCTGGTGCCCCACTGCCTGGCAGCCCATGCGCGCGCAGGACGGCTGGATCGTGCGCGTGCGTCCGCACTGCGCGGCCGTCAGCGCCGCGCAGTGGCGCGTGCTGGCGGTATCGGCGCTGGCGCATGCGCATCCGCAGATCGAACTGACGCGGCTGGGCAATGTGCAGCTGCGCGGCGTGGGCACGGCGCAGCTGCCGGTCGTGCGCGCACGGCTGATCGAGGCCGGGCTGGTGCCTGCCGACGCCGATGCCGATCTCGCGCCGGCGGTGCATTGCACGGCCCTGTACCGGCGCGGTGATGCCACCCATGCGCTGGCGCGGCAGTTGTCGCAGGCCGCGATCGAACACCTGAGCCCGGCGGCGTTGGCGCGTGCCGGCCTGCAGGCGCTGCCCAGCAAATTCGGGCTGCTGGTGGACGATCCGGCGCGGCGCATGCAGAGCATTGGCGCGGACCTTCAGCTCTGGGTGGACCAAGATGCGGGTTACGGCCTGGCGTTGGGCGGTACGGCGCAATGGCATGGCTTTGCGCGCGCCGAAGAGGCCGTGGATGCCGCCGTGCAGCTGGCTCTCTGGTTTGCGCGCGAACGCATGACGACGGCGCCCGCGCCCACGCGCTTGCGCGGATTGCTGGCCCAGCGCACGCCGCAGGTAGGGGCGCCGTTGCACGCGGCGCTGATGCAGCGCGCCGATCCCTTGCTCCCCGGCCCGCATGCCGCCCATGGCCAGGTGCTGGGCGCGCCGCTGGGCCGCATCGATGCCGCGGCCATGCAGGAGCTGGCAAGGCAACTGCCCGCGGATGCCGAACTGCGCGTCACGCCCTGGCGTTCGCTGCTGCTGGCCGATCGCGCCATCACCCCGCTGGATGCTGCGCACTGGATCACCCGTCCCGATGACGCGCGCCTGCGCGTGTCCGCCTGCACCGGCGCGCCGCGCTGCACCCAGGGCCTGGTGGCAGCGCAAACCCTGGCACTGGCGCTTGCCGGCGATGTGCCGCGCCACCGGCATCTGCATGTCAGCGGCTGCGCCAAGTTCTGCGCGCTGCCTGCCGAAGCCTCGGCCGTGCTTTGCGCGGGCCCCGATGCCGGTGGCAAGGCGCTGCTGCATATCAGCCGCGGCAATGCGCCCCGCACCCCGATTTCCTCCGTGGCTGCCGACAGAGCGCCAGCGGAGATAACAAGACTGCTCCATGACCCATACCTATGA
- the cobF gene encoding precorrin-6A synthase (deacetylating), whose product MLELFLVGIGTGNPDHLTREAENAIRNADLVLLPHKEANKAELAQVRLTMLQQLGVGDERIAHFEMPQRRQQGDDYGQQVDEWHDAIARRWQASLSAHLPAGTGRVALLVWGDPALYDSTLRIAARLGLAAAQVRVVPGISSMQVLCSAHGIALNEIGAPFLVTTGRQLRDQGWPECIGTLVVMLDGQCSYEQVHLPDVEIYWGAYLGMPQQILLHGRLPQAAAEISARRAQARQEHGWIMDIYLLRRPGTGC is encoded by the coding sequence ATGCTGGAGCTGTTCCTGGTCGGCATCGGCACCGGCAACCCCGATCACCTCACGCGCGAAGCCGAGAACGCGATCCGCAACGCCGATCTGGTGCTGCTGCCGCACAAGGAGGCGAACAAGGCCGAGCTGGCGCAGGTGCGCCTCACCATGCTGCAGCAGCTGGGCGTGGGCGACGAGCGCATCGCGCATTTCGAGATGCCCCAGCGGCGCCAGCAGGGAGACGACTATGGCCAGCAGGTCGATGAATGGCACGACGCCATCGCCCGGCGCTGGCAGGCCAGCCTGAGCGCGCATCTGCCCGCGGGCACGGGACGCGTGGCGCTGCTGGTCTGGGGCGACCCGGCGCTCTACGACAGCACCCTGCGCATTGCCGCGCGCCTGGGGCTGGCTGCGGCGCAGGTGCGCGTCGTGCCGGGCATCAGCTCGATGCAGGTGCTGTGCAGCGCGCATGGCATCGCGCTCAATGAGATCGGCGCGCCCTTTCTGGTCACGACGGGCCGCCAGCTGCGCGACCAGGGCTGGCCCGAGTGCATCGGCACGCTGGTGGTGATGCTGGACGGGCAGTGCTCCTATGAGCAGGTGCACCTGCCCGATGTGGAAATCTATTGGGGCGCCTATCTGGGCATGCCGCAGCAGATCCTGCTGCACGGCCGGCTGCCGCAGGCGGCGGCCGAGATCAGCGCCCGGCGCGCGCAGGCGCGCCAGGAGCATGGCTGGATCATGGATATCTATCTGTTGCGCCGCCCGGGCACGGGCTGTTGA
- a CDS encoding precorrin-8X methylmutase, whose amino-acid sequence MTHTYETRGEEIYRQSFRIIRSEADLARFTPLEERVAVRMIHAAGMVELAAHIHFSPDFAAAAEAALQRGAPILCDARMVSEGITRKRLPAGNEVVCTLQDPHVPALAALIGNTRSAAALELWRDRLGGAVVAIGNAPTALFHLLNMLEDPACPRPAAIIGCPVGFVGAAESKDALREWGRIPFAIVQGRLGGSAITVAAVNALASPAE is encoded by the coding sequence ATGACCCATACCTATGAAACGCGCGGTGAAGAGATTTACCGGCAATCCTTTCGCATCATCCGCAGCGAGGCCGATCTGGCGCGCTTCACTCCGCTGGAAGAGCGCGTGGCGGTGCGCATGATCCATGCCGCGGGCATGGTGGAGCTGGCCGCGCATATCCATTTCTCGCCCGATTTCGCCGCCGCCGCCGAGGCCGCGCTGCAGCGCGGCGCGCCCATCCTCTGCGATGCGCGCATGGTCAGCGAAGGCATCACGCGCAAGCGCCTGCCGGCCGGCAACGAGGTGGTCTGCACGCTGCAGGACCCGCATGTACCGGCGCTGGCGGCGCTGATCGGCAACACGCGCAGCGCCGCGGCGCTGGAGCTGTGGCGCGACCGGCTCGGTGGCGCGGTGGTGGCCATCGGCAATGCCCCGACGGCGCTGTTCCATCTGCTCAACATGCTCGAGGACCCGGCCTGCCCGCGCCCCGCGGCGATCATCGGCTGCCCGGTGGGTTTCGTCGGCGCGGCGGAGTCCAAGGACGCGTTGCGCGAGTGGGGGCGCATTCCCTTTGCCATCGTGCAGGGGCGCCTGGGCGGCTCGGCCATCACCGTCGCCGCGGTCAATGCGCTGGCCTCGCCGGCCGAGTGA
- a CDS encoding cobalamin biosynthesis protein: MRPLFAGWGWRAAAQRQSFASCWAQACAQPSQGEWHFALLQSRRETPAWHEFEAWRSAAVPEAGCSAWPENAIASIDTPSASPRLVARFATGSVCEALALHAARQQGAQAHLLLRRIVSADRLATLAIAGLALPQEYSETGVHP; the protein is encoded by the coding sequence ATGAGGCCGCTTTTCGCCGGCTGGGGCTGGCGCGCCGCGGCGCAGCGGCAATCCTTTGCCAGCTGCTGGGCACAGGCCTGCGCGCAGCCATCGCAGGGCGAATGGCATTTCGCGTTGCTGCAATCCAGGCGCGAGACCCCGGCTTGGCACGAGTTCGAGGCTTGGCGCAGCGCCGCGGTACCCGAGGCCGGTTGCAGTGCCTGGCCCGAAAACGCCATTGCGTCCATCGATACGCCTTCGGCATCGCCCCGCCTGGTGGCGCGCTTTGCCACCGGCAGCGTCTGCGAGGCGCTGGCGCTGCATGCCGCGCGCCAGCAGGGAGCGCAGGCCCATCTGCTGCTGCGACGCATCGTGTCGGCAGACCGGCTAGCCACGCTGGCCATCGCCGGCCTGGCGCTGCCGCAAGAATATTCAGAAACAGGAGTTCATCCGTGA
- a CDS encoding Bug family tripartite tricarboxylate transporter substrate binding protein — MQFNRREFVSLAAAGTLAPLAAAHAQAAYPSKPITLVVPFTPGGSVDNSGRLMADRLSRELGVPVVVDNKGGAGGTMGSVHVAKARPDGYTLVVTSQSTHVVNPAVNPNLPYDAVKDFAPITLIDRLANVLLVNADLPVRSFAELVKYAQANPGKLNYASAGTGSVSHLSMELLKTQAKLPMTHIPYRGAGVAVTDLIAGQVQLTWNNLSSNLGNIRNGKLRALAVAAPQRVPQLPDVPTFAELKLPDLNLTSWTGLAAPANTPPAIIERLYQATRKVLQDPATQATWVEKGMMVPEDVTPQAYRAEIAERIKFYQRIAKANNIVLE, encoded by the coding sequence ATGCAATTCAACCGACGCGAATTCGTAAGCCTGGCGGCAGCCGGCACCCTGGCGCCGCTGGCGGCAGCACATGCCCAAGCCGCATATCCTTCCAAGCCGATCACGCTGGTCGTGCCGTTCACGCCGGGCGGCTCGGTCGACAATTCGGGCCGGCTGATGGCCGACCGCCTGAGCCGCGAGCTGGGCGTGCCGGTGGTCGTCGACAACAAGGGCGGCGCCGGAGGCACCATGGGCTCGGTCCATGTGGCCAAGGCGCGCCCCGATGGCTACACGCTGGTCGTGACCTCGCAGAGCACCCATGTCGTGAACCCGGCGGTGAACCCGAACCTGCCTTACGACGCGGTCAAGGATTTCGCGCCGATCACGCTGATCGATCGGCTGGCGAACGTGCTGCTGGTCAACGCCGACCTGCCGGTGCGCAGCTTCGCGGAACTCGTCAAATATGCCCAGGCCAACCCCGGCAAGCTGAACTACGCCAGTGCCGGCACCGGCTCGGTCTCGCACCTGAGCATGGAACTGCTGAAGACCCAGGCGAAGCTGCCGATGACGCACATCCCGTACCGCGGCGCCGGCGTGGCGGTGACCGACCTGATCGCCGGGCAGGTGCAGCTGACCTGGAACAACCTGTCGTCGAACCTGGGCAACATCCGCAACGGCAAGCTGCGCGCGCTGGCCGTGGCCGCGCCGCAGCGCGTGCCGCAGCTGCCCGACGTGCCGACCTTTGCCGAACTCAAGCTGCCCGACTTGAACCTGACCTCCTGGACCGGCCTGGCCGCGCCCGCCAACACGCCCCCGGCGATCATCGAGCGCCTGTACCAGGCCACGCGCAAGGTGCTGCAGGACCCGGCGACCCAGGCCACCTGGGTGGAAAAGGGCATGATGGTCCCCGAAGACGTCACGCCGCAGGCCTACCGCGCGGAGATTGCCGAGCGCATCAAGTTCTACCAGCGCATCGCCAAGGCCAACAACATCGTTCTCGAATGA
- the cbiE gene encoding precorrin-6y C5,15-methyltransferase (decarboxylating) subunit CbiE: protein MADAWLSIIGIHPSGLEALSAAARRDLDAASVVFGSPRHLALAGVGARGQAWPVPFSAAPVLQLRHQARVAVLVSGDPFHFGAGTSLARHLAPGEWRNHPQPSTFSWIAGTLGWPQEQTRCLGLHARSFEHLTPLLAPGQRFICLLRDGAAASELAAWLQQQGWGESPMWLVSQAGSDAQTVREGRAQELVGARVEAPVAAAFDARGGQGFVQVPGRSIDSFAHDGQITKSPVRAMTLAALAPRRGERLWDLGAGSGSVAVEWCLAGGTAVCVEQHAARVANIAQNAARHAVDLQVLQGDSLALLPRLGPAPQAVFVGGGFDRALFDALCAQLQAPWRLVVNAVALETQALLMALHRTCGGQLLQLQWSEAVPLGSMQSWQAARPVVQWVWQR from the coding sequence ATGGCCGATGCGTGGCTTTCAATCATTGGTATTCATCCATCCGGCCTGGAGGCCCTGAGCGCCGCCGCCCGGCGCGATCTCGATGCGGCCAGCGTGGTGTTCGGCAGCCCGCGCCACCTCGCGCTGGCCGGGGTCGGCGCGCGCGGCCAGGCCTGGCCCGTGCCCTTCAGCGCCGCGCCGGTGCTGCAGCTGCGCCATCAGGCGCGCGTCGCGGTGCTGGTGTCGGGCGATCCCTTTCATTTCGGCGCGGGCACGTCGCTGGCCCGGCATCTTGCGCCCGGCGAGTGGCGCAACCATCCGCAGCCCTCGACATTCTCGTGGATTGCGGGCACCCTGGGCTGGCCGCAGGAGCAAACCCGTTGCCTGGGGCTGCATGCGCGCAGCTTCGAACATCTCACACCGCTGCTGGCGCCGGGGCAGCGCTTTATCTGCCTGCTGCGCGACGGCGCGGCGGCATCGGAGCTGGCCGCGTGGCTGCAGCAGCAGGGCTGGGGCGAGAGCCCGATGTGGCTGGTCTCGCAGGCCGGCAGCGATGCGCAGACGGTGCGCGAAGGCAGGGCGCAGGAGCTTGTGGGCGCTCGGGTAGAAGCCCCCGTGGCCGCGGCCTTCGACGCGCGCGGCGGCCAGGGCTTCGTGCAGGTGCCGGGCCGCTCCATCGACAGCTTTGCGCATGACGGCCAGATCACCAAGAGCCCCGTGCGCGCGATGACGCTGGCGGCGCTCGCGCCGCGCCGCGGCGAGCGGCTGTGGGATCTGGGCGCGGGTTCGGGTTCGGTGGCCGTCGAATGGTGCCTGGCGGGCGGCACGGCAGTGTGCGTGGAGCAGCATGCGGCGCGCGTCGCCAATATCGCGCAGAACGCCGCGCGCCACGCGGTGGATCTGCAGGTGCTGCAGGGCGACTCGCTGGCGCTGCTGCCCCGGCTCGGCCCCGCGCCGCAGGCGGTGTTCGTGGGCGGCGGCTTTGACCGCGCGCTGTTCGATGCGCTGTGCGCGCAACTGCAGGCACCCTGGCGCCTGGTGGTGAATGCCGTGGCGCTGGAAACCCAGGCGCTGCTGATGGCGCTGCACCGCACCTGCGGCGGGCAGCTGCTGCAGCTGCAGTGGAGCGAGGCGGTGCCGCTGGGCAGCATGCAATCGTGGCAGGCGGCACGGCCCGTCGTGCAGTGGGTGTGGCAGCGATGA
- a CDS encoding LysR substrate-binding domain-containing protein yields the protein MKIHSPSLVELHAFLAVCRQGSFRRAAEELCVTQAAVSRAVKRLEEHLAGGRLFERLATGVALTPRGVQLRKLTERHVLALESAAETMGQQAQPQRVRLSVIPTLGIQWLMPRLPGFNARHPDVSVELRQFKHDEDFTRDDVDLWIEVKRPRRRWPDHIHTRYLLGRELIPVCTPRLSQGFRTPQDLQHASLLHHTNFPDNWERWFAKAGAPCTPRLGPGFDLTMHLIVAAKAGMGVAVVPGCVVERELQLGELVMPFDIDVYCGRGYFICSKRDVPSFAARDRFARWLDEQASVHLGAATAV from the coding sequence ATGAAGATCCATTCCCCCTCGCTGGTCGAGCTGCATGCCTTTCTCGCGGTCTGTCGCCAGGGCAGCTTTCGCCGCGCCGCCGAGGAGCTGTGCGTGACGCAGGCGGCGGTGAGCCGCGCGGTGAAGCGGCTGGAGGAGCATCTGGCCGGCGGACGGCTGTTCGAGCGGCTGGCCACGGGCGTGGCGCTCACGCCACGCGGAGTGCAGCTGCGCAAGCTCACCGAGCGGCATGTGCTGGCGCTTGAATCGGCGGCCGAGACCATGGGCCAGCAGGCGCAGCCCCAGCGCGTGCGGCTGAGCGTGATTCCCACGCTGGGCATCCAGTGGCTGATGCCGCGACTGCCCGGCTTCAACGCGCGCCATCCCGATGTCAGCGTGGAGCTGCGCCAGTTCAAGCACGACGAGGATTTCACGCGCGACGACGTCGATCTGTGGATAGAGGTCAAGAGGCCGCGCCGGCGCTGGCCCGACCATATCCACACGCGCTACCTGCTCGGGCGCGAGCTGATTCCGGTGTGCACTCCGCGCCTGAGCCAGGGCTTTCGCACGCCGCAGGACCTGCAGCACGCCAGCCTGCTGCACCACACCAACTTCCCGGACAACTGGGAGCGCTGGTTCGCCAAGGCCGGCGCGCCCTGCACGCCGCGGCTCGGGCCGGGCTTCGATCTGACGATGCATCTGATCGTGGCCGCCAAGGCCGGCATGGGCGTCGCGGTGGTGCCGGGCTGCGTGGTCGAGCGCGAGCTGCAGCTCGGCGAGCTGGTCATGCCCTTCGACATCGATGTCTATTGCGGGCGCGGCTATTTCATCTGCAGCAAGCGCGATGTTCCGTCCTTCGCCGCCCGGGACAGGTTCGCCCGCTGGCTCGACGAGCAGGCCAGCGTGCACCTGGGCGCGGCCACGGCGGTCTAG